A window from Sediminispirochaeta bajacaliforniensis DSM 16054 encodes these proteins:
- a CDS encoding zinc ribbon domain-containing protein, which produces MPYCPHCGVEVDPDTQTCPLCKTPLPSIDTKPIGFGEYPDREHKLHYQRRRFTNRERFSALHFILFILLIPFTVTLSTDLLLHGEITWSIFPIVSLLGAFAICACSLFVRNVWKLLSSYLLIALVIALLFHMITGTLGSFLRWSLPITLVATAITVAAIIYGAKAKSRGFNIAGVSLWAVALFCLILDAIIAINRGTSQKIHGWSVITGSALFPLGALFFYVHYRFGGRISFKRFFNV; this is translated from the coding sequence ATGCCTTATTGTCCCCACTGCGGAGTTGAGGTCGATCCCGATACCCAAACCTGCCCGCTTTGCAAAACCCCGTTACCTTCCATCGATACCAAGCCCATCGGTTTCGGCGAATATCCTGATAGGGAACATAAGCTGCATTATCAACGGAGAAGATTTACAAACAGGGAACGATTCTCAGCCTTACACTTTATCCTGTTCATATTGCTTATTCCCTTTACCGTAACACTTTCCACCGACCTTTTGTTACATGGAGAAATAACCTGGTCGATTTTTCCAATTGTCTCTCTTCTGGGAGCCTTTGCGATATGTGCCTGTTCGCTATTTGTCAGAAATGTCTGGAAACTGCTTAGTTCGTATCTGCTTATTGCCCTTGTTATCGCACTTCTCTTTCATATGATAACGGGAACCCTCGGAAGTTTTCTTCGGTGGTCCCTGCCGATCACCCTGGTTGCCACAGCAATAACGGTAGCGGCCATTATTTACGGTGCAAAGGCAAAATCAAGAGGATTCAATATAGCCGGGGTATCGTTATGGGCGGTAGCCCTCTTTTGTCTTATCTTAGACGCAATTATTGCAATCAATAGGGGAACGTCCCAAAAGATCCACGGCTGGTCAGTGATAACCGGTTCCGCCCTCTTTCCTCTCGGGGCTCTCTTTTTCTATGTTCATTATCGCTTTGGAGGCAGAATCTCCTTCAAACGCTTTTTCAATGTCTAA
- a CDS encoding M23 family metallopeptidase, whose protein sequence is MKHIRLFFLTIVIFAFPFWAQTQNQSYTVKPGDTLYSIARSFSLSPDALMTENGIKDPTTLQIGQKLMLPQVEKEYTIHEVARGDTLYGIAREYEIDIDRLCLINDISKDSLLKIGMELKVPIISKLPVLEAGKEDDTKHNDSVPPSSGGVPPLSVYTGVPLWPHAGSRRDLSGKLKGIEIQGNAGDDVVAVNSGNVVWVAPYRGYGRLVMVEGADDTIYAYGGNGETFVHVGDRVTPGTVLGKLGTHLIEKDAKVFFFVYKDGKPLDPAKAPRG, encoded by the coding sequence ATGAAACACATTAGACTGTTTTTTTTAACAATTGTCATCTTTGCTTTCCCGTTTTGGGCTCAGACCCAAAACCAGAGCTATACGGTGAAACCCGGGGATACGCTTTACAGCATTGCCCGTAGTTTTTCTCTATCCCCCGATGCCTTAATGACGGAAAACGGCATTAAAGACCCTACCACTCTTCAAATTGGTCAGAAGCTTATGCTTCCTCAGGTAGAAAAAGAGTATACGATCCATGAAGTGGCACGGGGGGATACGCTCTACGGAATCGCACGAGAGTATGAGATTGATATTGATCGTCTTTGTTTAATAAACGACATCTCAAAGGATTCGCTCCTCAAGATCGGAATGGAACTCAAAGTACCGATTATCTCCAAGCTTCCGGTCCTCGAAGCGGGAAAAGAGGATGATACTAAGCACAACGATTCCGTTCCCCCTTCTTCAGGAGGTGTTCCCCCTCTATCTGTCTATACAGGAGTTCCTCTCTGGCCCCATGCAGGAAGCCGACGGGACCTTTCGGGAAAGTTGAAGGGGATTGAAATTCAGGGTAATGCGGGAGACGACGTTGTGGCGGTTAATAGCGGCAATGTGGTCTGGGTTGCTCCCTACAGAGGCTACGGTCGTCTTGTCATGGTCGAAGGGGCGGACGATACCATTTACGCCTATGGCGGCAACGGGGAGACCTTCGTGCATGTCGGAGACAGGGTCACACCAGGAACCGTTCTTGGAAAATTGGGAACTCACCTCATAGAAAAAGATGCAAAAGTCTTCTTTTTTGTCTATAAAGACGGAAAACCGCTTGATCCGGCAAAGGCTCCCCGTGGATAA
- a CDS encoding DJ-1 family glyoxalase III, with protein sequence MNKKAVILLADGFEEVEATTPIDFLRRAGLDVCVAGVAGEQVTSSHGLTVGCDCLLSEVKSSDYDAVIIPGGMPGAANVAESGEARRLVTDLMEAGKLVSAICAAPAVALEAFGVLKGKKATCYPGFEKHFSDVRFCADRVVVDDNLITSRGPGTAAEFALALISYLAGSTVATQIAKDTLQK encoded by the coding sequence ATGAACAAGAAGGCGGTAATACTACTTGCCGACGGATTTGAAGAGGTTGAAGCGACTACTCCTATCGATTTTCTTCGCCGGGCAGGACTTGATGTCTGTGTTGCTGGCGTAGCAGGAGAGCAGGTAACCAGCTCCCACGGCCTTACTGTGGGATGCGATTGTTTGCTGAGCGAGGTGAAGAGTTCCGATTATGATGCCGTCATTATTCCTGGAGGTATGCCCGGAGCCGCGAATGTTGCCGAAAGCGGTGAAGCCCGTCGACTTGTGACCGATCTTATGGAAGCGGGCAAACTTGTTTCGGCTATTTGTGCGGCACCTGCAGTGGCTCTTGAAGCTTTTGGAGTCTTGAAAGGCAAAAAAGCCACCTGTTATCCCGGATTTGAAAAGCATTTTTCCGATGTAAGGTTTTGTGCCGATCGGGTGGTGGTCGATGACAACCTCATAACCAGTCGGGGGCCTGGTACTGCCGCGGAATTTGCTTTGGCCTTAATCTCCTACCTTGCAGGAAGCACGGTGGCAACTCAGATTGCTAAAGATACCTTACAAAAATAG
- a CDS encoding aspartate aminotransferase family protein gives MVSKTYLQKNSENALETYAPFPIVLDHGKECTVTDVDGKEYLDFVAGIAVNILGHGNTRLAKAIGQQAERLMHCSNLYLNPVTVDYMDALLACSGFDKAFFCNSGTESIEAALKLARKRAGLTGKAGRDIVALSGSFHGRTFGALSVTGQKKYQAPFTPLLPGVRFTESNNPKALEEAVDDSVCAIIMEPIQGEGGVKPLSSAFVEKADELREKYDLLLIFDEVQCGFGRSGKLFAWEHFGIRPDILCMAKAIAGGFPMGGILVTERAAAFKPGDHAATFGGNPLACAAASVVLDELTNRGLLAHAEEVGAYLGQKLGELKEKHPHIVDARGLGLMRGIELSSGSADVISACMDKGLLLVRAGSEVIRFVPPLIVTKEEIDKAISILDGVLGL, from the coding sequence ATGGTAAGTAAAACATATCTTCAAAAAAACAGCGAAAACGCGCTTGAAACCTATGCACCTTTTCCCATCGTTCTCGATCATGGAAAAGAATGTACTGTTACCGATGTCGACGGCAAGGAATATCTTGATTTTGTTGCAGGGATTGCAGTCAACATACTGGGACACGGCAACACCCGCCTGGCAAAGGCCATTGGACAGCAGGCAGAACGGCTGATGCACTGTTCAAATCTCTATCTTAATCCCGTAACCGTCGATTATATGGATGCACTTCTTGCGTGTAGTGGCTTTGACAAGGCCTTTTTCTGCAACAGCGGAACCGAATCGATTGAAGCGGCCCTCAAGCTTGCCAGAAAGCGTGCCGGGTTAACGGGAAAAGCAGGACGTGATATCGTAGCGCTGAGCGGAAGCTTCCACGGAAGAACCTTCGGGGCGCTTTCCGTTACCGGACAAAAGAAATATCAGGCCCCTTTCACCCCTCTTTTACCGGGAGTCAGATTCACCGAATCCAATAATCCGAAGGCGTTGGAAGAGGCTGTCGATGACTCTGTTTGTGCAATCATCATGGAGCCGATTCAGGGTGAGGGCGGCGTTAAGCCTCTTTCATCGGCCTTTGTTGAAAAGGCCGATGAACTACGGGAAAAGTATGATCTCCTCCTGATTTTCGATGAGGTGCAGTGTGGTTTTGGTCGATCGGGAAAGCTCTTCGCCTGGGAGCATTTCGGTATCAGGCCGGACATCCTTTGCATGGCAAAGGCGATCGCCGGAGGCTTTCCAATGGGGGGTATCCTTGTCACCGAAAGGGCAGCGGCCTTTAAGCCAGGAGATCATGCCGCTACCTTCGGAGGTAACCCACTAGCTTGTGCGGCAGCCTCGGTCGTACTCGATGAGCTGACAAACAGGGGACTCCTCGCCCATGCGGAAGAGGTTGGAGCATATCTGGGGCAAAAGCTCGGAGAGCTGAAAGAAAAACACCCACATATAGTAGATGCACGGGGACTGGGTTTGATGCGGGGAATAGAACTTTCATCGGGATCGGCAGACGTCATATCGGCCTGCATGGACAAGGGATTGCTGCTTGTGAGAGCAGGGAGCGAGGTCATTCGTTTTGTTCCTCCCCTGATTGTCACAAAGGAGGAGATCGACAAGGCTATCTCAATTCTGGATGGAGTCCTGGGCCTATAA
- the yidD gene encoding membrane protein insertion efficiency factor YidD, with protein sequence MNLAKIVRRIWILPIEFYRIVISPALPDTCIYTPSCSSYGKKAILKHGILKGTLLAVSRIGRCTGAFFTGGDDPVPDHFSFKEIGEGYRRFHRRKKS encoded by the coding sequence ATGAATCTTGCGAAAATTGTCCGAAGAATATGGATTCTTCCCATAGAGTTCTACAGAATTGTTATCTCTCCGGCCCTACCCGACACCTGCATTTATACCCCAAGCTGCTCATCGTATGGCAAAAAAGCCATACTTAAACATGGGATCCTGAAAGGTACACTTCTGGCCGTTTCTCGTATAGGACGCTGTACAGGAGCCTTCTTTACCGGTGGTGACGACCCTGTCCCCGACCACTTCTCGTTCAAAGAGATCGGGGAGGGATATCGCCGCTTCCATCGCAGGAAAAAATCCTAA
- the argC gene encoding N-acetyl-gamma-glutamyl-phosphate reductase: MVKAAVIGASGYAGQELVRLLYHHPEAEIVYLGSRSLEGKSLSDSFRSMADSDRYRFRASNLRDAAEEADIIFLALPHGIAAGAVDNEILQKSKVIDLGADFRLRSLDAYRLWYHLDHPGGPVFDSAVYGLCELHRKAIAPARLVANPGCYTTCSILSLAPLLAEGEIDLSMPIVVDAKSGVSGAGRSPGEAFHFPECNESLKAYKVGTHRHTPEIEQELSLLAGTQVTVQFTPHLVPMNRGILVTAYCRPNGKAEALRIEELYRTFYADEPFVKILGKAEGLPETRWVRGSNRCDIGFHYDERTGLLMVIGVIDNLVKGAAGQAIQNMNIISSLPETMGLTNYAMFP; this comes from the coding sequence ATGGTAAAAGCCGCAGTAATTGGAGCTTCCGGGTATGCCGGTCAGGAACTGGTAAGGCTCCTCTACCACCATCCGGAAGCGGAAATTGTTTATCTTGGTTCCCGTTCTCTGGAAGGAAAATCCCTTTCGGATTCTTTCCGCTCCATGGCCGATTCCGATCGTTATCGATTTCGTGCAAGTAATCTTCGTGATGCTGCCGAGGAAGCCGACATCATTTTCCTTGCCCTTCCTCACGGTATTGCAGCAGGCGCCGTTGATAACGAAATTCTGCAGAAATCAAAAGTCATTGATCTCGGTGCCGACTTCAGACTTCGATCTCTGGATGCATATCGTTTATGGTATCATCTCGACCATCCGGGAGGACCGGTATTCGACAGTGCCGTTTACGGACTGTGTGAATTGCATCGGAAGGCCATTGCCCCTGCCCGTTTGGTAGCAAATCCCGGTTGTTACACAACCTGTTCGATACTTTCATTGGCTCCCCTCCTTGCCGAAGGGGAAATAGATCTCAGCATGCCCATTGTTGTCGATGCAAAATCGGGGGTCTCAGGGGCGGGAAGAAGTCCGGGAGAGGCCTTTCACTTTCCAGAATGTAACGAGAGCCTGAAAGCATACAAAGTGGGAACGCATCGCCATACCCCGGAGATCGAACAGGAACTTTCTCTACTTGCCGGCACACAGGTGACCGTACAATTCACCCCGCACCTTGTCCCGATGAATCGGGGGATTCTGGTCACAGCCTATTGCAGGCCGAACGGCAAGGCCGAGGCGCTTCGCATAGAGGAGTTGTACCGGACCTTTTATGCCGATGAGCCATTTGTCAAAATCCTCGGTAAGGCCGAAGGTTTACCGGAAACCCGATGGGTCAGAGGGAGTAATCGTTGTGACATCGGTTTTCATTATGACGAAAGAACTGGTTTGCTGATGGTCATCGGAGTCATCGATAATCTTGTAAAGGGAGCCGCAGGTCAGGCTATCCAAAATATGAATATCATCAGTTCCCTTCCCGAAACGATGGGACTGACAAACTACGCCATGTTTCCCTGA
- a CDS encoding LacI family DNA-binding transcriptional regulator yields MSTLKDIAKNAGVSVCTVSRYINRKIKVKADTAKKIDHAIEHLHYIPNNAAKTLKTNFSSNVALLIPTLANLLFAESAHEIETVFRQNGFSVFIYGFENDIRREKAVIPRLIENRVAGVLFNTLPSNYEDFLHLRSLDRNGIPYVFLNRMFSPIPIPSVYVDYYKAAYDATGYLIESGRKQVAIMLGRLRQPQSHINYLGYTSALRERGRDFSSHTIFECDYDSNQIPALVERALAEKIDAFYCLTDLIAIHVIHALRALGRRVPDDVAVIGAGNTAFATLMDPQLTTVDLKNRLLGRSGAQLLLDIIKKCDHQQTLILEPNLIFRGTA; encoded by the coding sequence GTGTCAACCCTTAAAGATATTGCGAAAAACGCCGGGGTCAGCGTCTGCACCGTCTCACGTTATATAAATCGGAAGATTAAGGTAAAGGCCGATACGGCGAAAAAGATCGACCACGCCATTGAGCATTTGCATTATATTCCAAACAACGCTGCAAAGACTCTGAAAACAAATTTCTCTTCCAATGTTGCACTCTTGATTCCCACCCTTGCAAACCTGCTCTTTGCGGAAAGTGCTCACGAAATCGAAACGGTCTTTCGTCAGAACGGTTTTTCGGTTTTTATTTATGGCTTTGAAAACGACATCAGGCGTGAAAAGGCGGTCATACCCCGCCTGATCGAAAATCGTGTTGCAGGAGTACTCTTTAATACCCTTCCTTCAAACTACGAGGATTTTCTCCATCTTCGGTCTTTGGACAGAAACGGTATCCCGTATGTTTTCCTCAATCGAATGTTTTCTCCCATACCGATTCCTTCGGTCTATGTCGATTATTACAAAGCCGCTTACGATGCAACCGGCTACCTTATCGAAAGCGGTAGGAAACAGGTTGCCATTATGCTCGGCCGTTTGCGGCAGCCTCAATCCCATATCAACTACCTGGGCTACACATCGGCATTGCGTGAAAGAGGGCGTGATTTCTCTTCCCATACCATTTTCGAGTGTGATTACGATTCCAATCAGATCCCCGCTCTTGTGGAAAGGGCCCTTGCCGAAAAGATCGACGCATTTTATTGTCTTACGGATTTGATAGCTATCCATGTCATACATGCCCTGCGCGCCTTAGGGCGAAGAGTTCCGGATGACGTTGCGGTTATCGGGGCGGGAAATACCGCATTTGCAACATTGATGGATCCGCAACTGACCACTGTTGATCTAAAGAACCGCTTATTGGGACGTTCCGGTGCCCAGCTGCTTCTTGACATCATAAAAAAGTGCGACCATCAACAAACGCTTATTCTTGAACCCAATCTTATTTTTCGGGGCACTGCCTAA
- the udk gene encoding uridine kinase — protein sequence MEDIRVIAIGGGSGSGKTTIVRKISEIVPDFNFIPQDNYYKSAEYINNSNITAFNFDHPEAFDNDLLYEHLLALKSGKRIQMPQYDFVHHRRKEETVPLEPKHLIIFEGIMVFSDAKIRSLFDLKLFVDTPDDIRFIRRLERDVKERGRTVDSVINQYLEVVRPGHYEFIEPTKLYADLIIPEGGFNDNALRVLIPFMKEISRTEEEKR from the coding sequence GTGGAAGATATACGAGTCATTGCAATCGGGGGCGGTTCTGGTTCCGGTAAAACAACCATTGTCCGAAAGATATCGGAAATCGTTCCGGACTTTAACTTCATCCCGCAGGACAACTACTATAAGTCTGCAGAGTATATCAACAACAGTAATATTACGGCTTTTAACTTTGATCATCCCGAGGCCTTTGATAACGATCTCTTATACGAGCACTTGCTTGCCCTCAAATCGGGAAAGCGTATTCAAATGCCTCAGTATGATTTCGTCCATCATCGAAGGAAGGAAGAAACGGTCCCGCTCGAACCCAAGCATTTGATTATTTTCGAGGGGATTATGGTTTTTTCCGATGCAAAAATTCGTTCGCTTTTTGATCTGAAGCTTTTTGTCGATACTCCCGACGACATCAGATTTATCCGCAGATTGGAGCGGGATGTGAAGGAGCGAGGGAGGACTGTCGACTCTGTTATCAATCAATATCTTGAAGTAGTAAGGCCTGGACACTATGAGTTTATTGAACCGACGAAATTGTATGCAGATTTGATTATTCCCGAAGGGGGCTTTAACGATAACGCCCTGAGGGTATTGATTCCGTTTATGAAAGAGATTAGTCGAACTGAGGAGGAGAAGAGATGA
- a CDS encoding PAS domain-containing sensor histidine kinase, producing the protein MECIPVLTFVSALIYLGAGVYTFAKNKEGGVTQHFLLLSLFLSMWAFAASFAIAAPSEAKVFFWYNSFSFAWFLFPPVLVHFFLSLTRKNFSLRFRHILLYLPGFILLFATQHTKLIIKNFVRGPWGWTIIYDRTSFWYICNIIHYSLAILISLIILLRWFKSCKSTEKCQQAGITLFTFLPAVLLSTATGTILPILGIFRLPPLVPIFMTIWVIGIAIGVTKFNMMIPTPQNSAASLIETIHESVLLLDKNLHIVFSNPAFSKLTGYSPSQLSDVSIDTFLSEPICSGTTPLLLFRKEGNAVPVEATSTIVYTERKDEIGRIVVFKDKQIDERLLQEIKLRKETAEQLHYSEILFTKAFYLSPIGMIIVDSEDYRIIEVNDALLAIFGYDRSVSEARKITDFPIWVHDSDRRAVFKILNQGKTVRNMMVALLHHDAFPIETKFSAEKLSIGDRELILFCVDDISSRINLERQVMKMQRMESLGFLAGTVAHDLNNIFTAIEGNLDIARHTLPNDEAEVKEALDAALYAYEKGKRLVRTVLQHTRVKEDMQTKINIRDVLEAADQLAFRASTVKRTTKSPSGFDPFLAGYPDLLFQLFMNLFVNARQAMNNMGELLIELSGDDDTITIGVCDDGPGVPKRYADQIFDNAFSTREEGTGLGLSIVRSIVERHKGTIHLDTRYTRGAKFIVTLPREIA; encoded by the coding sequence ATGGAGTGTATACCCGTTCTTACCTTTGTTTCTGCTTTAATCTATCTCGGAGCGGGTGTGTATACCTTTGCAAAGAACAAGGAAGGAGGAGTAACTCAACATTTTTTATTGTTGTCTCTTTTCCTTTCGATGTGGGCCTTCGCCGCATCTTTTGCCATTGCGGCCCCTTCTGAGGCCAAAGTTTTTTTCTGGTACAACAGTTTTTCATTTGCCTGGTTTTTGTTTCCTCCGGTCTTGGTGCATTTTTTCCTCTCCCTGACCAGGAAAAACTTCTCTCTCCGTTTTCGACATATACTTCTCTACCTGCCGGGGTTCATTCTTCTTTTTGCCACGCAGCACACAAAGTTAATTATCAAGAATTTTGTAAGAGGTCCCTGGGGATGGACCATCATCTATGATCGCACCTCCTTCTGGTATATCTGCAACATCATCCATTACTCTTTGGCCATACTTATATCTCTCATTATTCTATTGAGATGGTTTAAAAGCTGCAAAAGTACGGAAAAGTGTCAACAGGCCGGTATCACACTCTTTACCTTTCTGCCGGCGGTTCTTCTTTCAACGGCTACGGGAACGATTCTTCCCATATTGGGTATCTTTAGGCTCCCCCCCCTTGTCCCTATTTTTATGACCATTTGGGTTATCGGTATAGCGATAGGCGTCACAAAGTTTAATATGATGATTCCCACTCCGCAAAACAGCGCTGCCAGCCTCATCGAAACCATTCATGAAAGTGTCCTCCTCTTGGACAAAAACTTGCATATTGTTTTCTCAAATCCCGCCTTCTCAAAACTTACCGGATATTCCCCGTCGCAACTTTCGGATGTCTCGATCGATACATTTTTATCTGAGCCGATTTGCAGTGGTACTACTCCCCTTCTGTTGTTTCGAAAAGAGGGAAATGCCGTTCCCGTTGAGGCAACCAGTACGATTGTCTATACGGAAAGGAAAGACGAGATTGGACGAATCGTCGTCTTTAAGGATAAGCAGATAGACGAACGGCTTTTGCAGGAAATCAAACTGAGAAAGGAGACGGCCGAGCAGCTTCATTATTCGGAGATTCTATTTACCAAGGCCTTCTACCTAAGCCCTATCGGAATGATTATTGTCGATAGCGAAGATTATCGCATCATCGAGGTCAACGACGCCCTTTTGGCTATTTTCGGCTATGACCGGAGCGTTTCGGAAGCAAGGAAGATTACCGACTTCCCCATATGGGTCCACGATAGTGATCGCCGGGCTGTTTTCAAAATTCTAAATCAAGGCAAAACCGTTCGAAACATGATGGTCGCCCTGCTCCATCACGATGCCTTTCCCATAGAGACTAAATTTTCCGCGGAGAAACTGTCCATTGGAGATAGGGAGCTTATTCTGTTCTGTGTTGATGATATATCCTCAAGGATCAACTTAGAGCGGCAGGTAATGAAGATGCAGCGCATGGAATCGCTGGGCTTTCTTGCAGGAACCGTTGCTCATGATCTAAACAACATCTTCACGGCAATAGAAGGGAATTTGGATATTGCCCGCCATACGCTCCCCAATGATGAAGCGGAAGTAAAAGAAGCCTTGGATGCCGCATTATATGCATACGAAAAGGGGAAACGGCTTGTTCGAACAGTTCTGCAGCATACAAGAGTAAAAGAAGACATGCAGACTAAGATCAACATCCGTGATGTACTGGAGGCCGCCGATCAACTGGCTTTCCGTGCATCAACGGTCAAACGGACAACAAAGTCTCCCTCCGGATTTGATCCATTTCTTGCCGGCTATCCCGATCTCCTCTTTCAGCTTTTCATGAATCTCTTTGTAAATGCACGACAGGCAATGAATAACATGGGTGAGCTCCTCATCGAGTTATCCGGGGATGATGACACCATAACGATAGGTGTCTGCGATGACGGCCCCGGGGTTCCTAAGCGCTATGCTGATCAAATTTTCGATAACGCCTTTTCCACCCGTGAGGAGGGAACGGGGCTTGGCCTATCGATTGTCAGAAGTATTGTGGAGCGCCATAAAGGAACGATACATCTCGATACGAGGTATACAAGGGGGGCAAAGTTTATTGTGACCTTGCCGAGGGAAATCGCTTAG
- the argJ gene encoding bifunctional glutamate N-acetyltransferase/amino-acid acetyltransferase ArgJ, with protein MQEFHNELRTGADIQLPSGFSFAGYRGGIKKDKLDTAVIVSQEPSNCAAVFTRNKVRAHCVVRNEKLVDRGETVKGIIVNSGNANACTGEEGEGNNERFAAAAAQHIGCKSEQILTASTGVIGVQLPIAEMEHAAGSIETGSSGEHFLAAVDAIMTTDTRRKCVSCRFIAGGSSFTITGMAKGSGMIHPNMGTMLGFIVTDAPISAPSLQSSLKLVVDETFNMISVDGDTSTNDMVLLLCPPGDRGRFTCEQERMDFLSSFHSALYDICRYLAVEIARDGEGATKLLRCRVEGASSLQNARTLAKGVIGSSLVKCAFFGEDANWGRIIAAMGYSGADFNQKAVSISFRNFDGTRAITLMKRGTPVVFSEEEAKKILSQQEIEIFIGLEEGSASATAWGCDLTYDYVKINGDYRT; from the coding sequence ATGCAGGAATTTCATAACGAATTGAGGACGGGAGCAGATATCCAGCTTCCGTCAGGTTTTTCCTTTGCCGGATACCGGGGAGGAATAAAAAAGGACAAATTAGATACCGCTGTGATTGTTTCACAGGAGCCAAGCAATTGTGCGGCGGTTTTTACTCGTAACAAGGTGAGAGCACACTGTGTTGTTCGAAACGAAAAACTCGTTGATCGTGGAGAGACCGTAAAAGGAATCATCGTAAACAGCGGAAATGCCAACGCCTGTACGGGGGAAGAGGGAGAGGGCAATAACGAACGCTTTGCCGCCGCCGCTGCACAGCATATCGGTTGCAAAAGCGAACAGATACTTACCGCTTCCACCGGCGTTATAGGCGTTCAGCTTCCCATAGCGGAGATGGAACATGCTGCCGGCAGCATCGAAACCGGAAGTTCCGGCGAACATTTTCTGGCCGCAGTAGATGCCATCATGACGACCGATACCAGACGCAAATGTGTAAGCTGCCGTTTTATTGCCGGAGGCTCTTCTTTCACCATTACCGGAATGGCAAAGGGATCGGGAATGATTCATCCAAACATGGGCACGATGCTCGGTTTTATCGTGACCGATGCTCCTATCTCCGCCCCTTCTCTCCAGAGTTCGCTCAAATTGGTTGTGGATGAAACCTTCAATATGATTTCGGTCGATGGAGATACCAGTACCAACGATATGGTTTTACTCCTCTGCCCTCCGGGGGACAGGGGTCGTTTTACCTGTGAACAGGAACGGATGGATTTTCTCTCCAGTTTTCACTCGGCGCTTTACGATATCTGTCGCTATCTTGCCGTAGAAATTGCACGGGACGGAGAGGGCGCAACGAAACTTTTGCGCTGCCGTGTGGAAGGAGCCTCCTCTCTTCAGAATGCGAGGACCCTTGCAAAGGGAGTCATCGGAAGCAGTCTCGTAAAGTGTGCCTTTTTCGGTGAAGATGCAAACTGGGGAAGAATCATTGCGGCCATGGGCTACAGCGGTGCCGATTTCAACCAGAAAGCGGTAAGTATCAGCTTTCGGAATTTTGATGGAACACGAGCAATTACCCTTATGAAACGTGGAACCCCGGTCGTTTTCAGCGAAGAAGAGGCAAAAAAAATTCTTAGTCAGCAGGAGATCGAAATATTCATCGGACTGGAAGAGGGAAGCGCTTCTGCCACCGCCTGGGGATGCGATCTTACCTACGACTATGTGAAAATCAACGGAGATTATAGAACCTAA
- the argB gene encoding acetylglutamate kinase: protein MQAYINKAETLIEAAPYIRKFSGKTVVIKYGGAAMTDPLLEQMVMDDIALLSVLGVKPVIVHGGGPAINAMLKRLSIEPSFENGLRITDPQTMEITEMVLSGSVNKKIVQMLSDRSIRSVGLSGKDGGLFEAKLHRPDGKDIGSVGEIVACNTEVVTALMQNGFLPVISPVSAGNEGDSLNINADIAAVKIAAALHATKLIFLSDVPGVLREIGNPTSLISTIKIDEVPELVADSVITGGMIPKITCAAEAVQKGVESVHILDGKSKHALLLEIFTDKGVGTVLW from the coding sequence ATGCAAGCCTACATCAACAAAGCCGAAACGCTTATCGAAGCGGCTCCCTATATCAGGAAATTTTCAGGAAAAACCGTGGTAATTAAATACGGGGGAGCGGCAATGACAGACCCGCTTCTCGAGCAGATGGTGATGGACGATATCGCCCTTCTTTCGGTTTTAGGGGTGAAACCGGTCATCGTTCACGGCGGAGGGCCCGCAATTAATGCAATGCTGAAACGCTTATCCATCGAGCCCTCCTTTGAAAACGGCCTCAGGATCACCGATCCGCAAACCATGGAAATCACGGAGATGGTACTTTCCGGGAGCGTTAATAAGAAAATCGTGCAGATGCTCTCTGACCGTTCGATCCGTTCCGTCGGCCTTTCAGGCAAAGACGGGGGCCTCTTTGAGGCAAAACTCCATCGTCCCGACGGTAAGGATATCGGCTCGGTGGGAGAGATCGTGGCCTGTAACACCGAGGTTGTAACAGCACTCATGCAAAATGGCTTTCTTCCCGTCATAAGCCCGGTTAGTGCCGGAAACGAAGGCGATAGCCTTAATATTAATGCCGATATTGCTGCGGTAAAGATTGCAGCGGCCCTACACGCAACAAAGCTTATTTTCCTTTCGGATGTGCCCGGTGTGCTGCGTGAGATAGGCAATCCCACCTCACTTATCTCCACCATAAAGATCGATGAGGTCCCCGAGCTGGTCGCCGATTCGGTTATTACCGGGGGAATGATTCCCAAAATCACCTGTGCGGCCGAAGCGGTACAGAAGGGAGTGGAATCCGTCCACATCCTCGACGGAAAAAGCAAACATGCGTTGCTTCTTGAAATTTTTACGGACAAAGGAGTAGGAACCGTCTTATGGTAA